The following proteins come from a genomic window of Pirellula staleyi DSM 6068:
- a CDS encoding MotA/TolQ/ExbB proton channel family protein: protein MFASLQEMVSDDREQVPRCATRYQEVRLDRFIVLVFGVLLTFLLTVKVDAQEVAPTPPVTATQPAAAPEAPAEKPSKSFFQILFSGGPVGVIIMLVLIGLSLTAAYLVFDNLMILRRSELIPDGLGEETRALVGSGRLSEAAELCRKRPSLLAFVMLYGLAEAEGGYSEVEKAMEDATAEQSARLFRKVEYLSVVGNIAPMVGLLGTVTGMLLAFKEVADSEGNAGAAQLADGIYQALVTTVVGLIIAIPSLGAFAIFRNRVDQFIAEAAYAAQHAVSPLKRRSASVVPPPPPPPPPANSPGKTARS from the coding sequence TTGTTTGCAAGTCTTCAGGAAATGGTGAGTGACGATCGCGAGCAAGTTCCTCGCTGCGCGACTCGCTATCAGGAGGTTCGCTTGGATCGGTTTATCGTGCTTGTGTTCGGTGTGCTGCTGACGTTCCTGTTAACTGTGAAAGTCGACGCGCAAGAAGTGGCTCCTACTCCGCCAGTGACTGCGACTCAGCCTGCTGCTGCGCCGGAGGCTCCTGCGGAAAAGCCGAGCAAATCGTTTTTTCAGATTCTGTTCTCGGGGGGACCTGTCGGTGTCATCATCATGCTCGTGCTGATCGGGCTCTCGCTCACAGCCGCGTATCTGGTGTTCGACAATCTGATGATCTTGCGACGGAGTGAACTGATTCCCGATGGGCTTGGTGAAGAGACACGAGCGCTCGTGGGAAGTGGCCGACTGAGTGAAGCGGCCGAGCTTTGTCGCAAGCGGCCATCGCTCCTCGCGTTCGTCATGCTCTACGGTCTGGCGGAAGCTGAGGGTGGTTACAGCGAAGTAGAAAAAGCGATGGAAGATGCCACCGCCGAACAGTCGGCTCGATTGTTTCGGAAGGTCGAGTATCTCTCGGTGGTTGGTAACATCGCGCCGATGGTGGGGCTCTTGGGAACGGTCACCGGTATGCTTCTTGCCTTCAAAGAAGTGGCTGACTCGGAAGGAAATGCTGGTGCAGCGCAACTGGCCGATGGCATCTATCAAGCGCTCGTCACTACTGTGGTGGGGCTGATCATCGCCATTCCATCGCTCGGCGCTTTTGCAATTTTTCGGAATCGGGTTGATCAATTTATTGCCGAGGCTGCTTATGCCGCCCAGCATGCGGTGTCGCCACTCAAGCGTCGATCGGCGAGTGTGGTTCCCCCTCCACCGCCACCTCCACCACCTGCGAATTCTCCGGGAAAAACGGCACGTTCTTGA
- a CDS encoding biopolymer transporter ExbD yields MKLPSSRSRREQVELQLTPMIDCVFLLMVYFIWSSSFEIAEQSIPGSVQVTSPVAGSSTPTNEPPPPEADFDQVVVRLIGDESSQTVLLNDVPQVSLVALESALATLAAIKSDVPVIVHPDAEIPLGNAIDVYDRARLAGFSQVRFAATER; encoded by the coding sequence GTGAAGCTTCCATCCTCGCGATCGCGTCGTGAACAAGTCGAGTTGCAGCTGACGCCCATGATCGATTGTGTCTTTCTACTGATGGTCTATTTCATCTGGAGCAGTAGTTTCGAAATCGCCGAGCAGTCGATTCCCGGAAGTGTGCAGGTGACATCACCAGTTGCGGGTAGCAGTACACCGACCAACGAACCACCTCCTCCGGAAGCCGACTTCGACCAGGTGGTGGTGCGGCTGATTGGCGACGAAAGTTCGCAAACCGTGCTGCTCAATGATGTGCCCCAAGTGTCGCTCGTGGCGCTCGAGTCGGCGCTTGCAACCCTGGCTGCGATTAAGTCGGATGTGCCGGTGATTGTGCATCCTGATGCGGAAATTCCGCTCGGAAATGCGATCGATGTGTATGATCGTGCGCGCCTTGCTGGATTCTCGCAAGTTCGCTTCGCAGCCACGGAGCGATGA
- the frr gene encoding ribosome recycling factor, with protein MPADEILFDVEERMEKAISVLKGQLAGIRTGRANPGLVDSLRVEVYGSPTPMKSLASVGAPEPQQIVIRPYDASTIKDIEKAIIASGLGFAPQNDGRVIRLNVPPLTTETRRKLVARIKELTEEAKVSIRNVRRDGNKAAEQEEKDKLLSEDECKKVKEDVQELTKKYENTAGEMAKHREAEVMDN; from the coding sequence ATGCCAGCCGACGAAATTCTGTTCGACGTTGAAGAACGAATGGAAAAAGCCATTTCGGTTCTCAAGGGCCAACTTGCCGGTATCCGCACCGGACGCGCGAATCCGGGTCTTGTGGATTCGCTCCGCGTGGAAGTCTACGGCAGCCCGACCCCGATGAAATCGCTCGCCTCGGTCGGTGCCCCCGAACCGCAGCAGATCGTCATCCGACCTTACGACGCCAGCACGATCAAAGACATCGAAAAAGCGATCATCGCCAGCGGACTCGGCTTCGCGCCGCAGAACGACGGTCGTGTGATCCGCCTCAATGTGCCGCCACTCACCACCGAAACGCGCCGCAAACTGGTGGCTCGCATCAAGGAACTGACCGAAGAAGCGAAGGTCTCGATCCGCAACGTTCGCCGCGATGGAAACAAAGCAGCCGAGCAAGAGGAGAAAGACAAACTCCTTTCGGAAGATGAGTGCAAAAAGGTCAAGGAAGATGTGCAAGAGCTGACCAAGAAGTACGAGAACACCGCTGGCGAAATGGCCAAGCATCGCGAAGCGGAAGTGATGGACAACTAG
- a CDS encoding tetratricopeptide repeat protein has translation MKNTGKTLLLGVLCVVVAAAQCVAQEVPTSSDELDRVTMTASTSSDLLTTRTGRIVDYTGRLLKLQVPTGSVEEFPAARVRSISFTRSALHREALAELSAGNIESAIDRLRQARRDESRAFVIREITADMVRGHLELEQWDRAGEEFRVLLASDPETIFAPLTPVAWKGASLTAPQEAAATQWSQSRDALVRVMGASWLLATKQRAQAIEQLASLSSDADPRVAALAWQQRWRTQVVTAKPEDVTRWKQQLIGMPREVQGVGWYVVGEGLARVGESEQAAIAYLRAALEHREHAALAADALLAAGKQLDKLGRLEQAKSLWKELVTDFPATAAAREGQSRLDATKPPPK, from the coding sequence GTGAAAAACACTGGGAAAACGCTGTTATTAGGGGTGCTGTGCGTTGTCGTCGCCGCAGCGCAGTGCGTGGCGCAAGAGGTCCCCACATCGTCCGATGAACTCGACCGTGTAACGATGACGGCGTCGACATCGAGCGATCTGCTGACGACACGCACCGGCCGAATCGTCGACTACACGGGGCGTTTGCTAAAGCTGCAAGTTCCCACGGGAAGTGTCGAAGAGTTTCCTGCCGCGCGTGTTCGTAGCATCAGCTTCACGCGCTCGGCGCTACATCGCGAAGCGCTTGCGGAGCTGAGCGCGGGAAATATCGAGTCGGCCATCGATCGCTTGCGGCAAGCGCGGCGCGATGAGTCGCGCGCTTTTGTGATTCGCGAGATCACCGCCGATATGGTGCGCGGTCATCTGGAGCTCGAGCAGTGGGATCGCGCGGGGGAAGAGTTTCGCGTGCTGCTAGCCAGCGATCCCGAAACGATCTTCGCGCCGCTAACACCGGTCGCATGGAAAGGGGCATCGCTCACTGCGCCGCAAGAGGCAGCCGCAACGCAGTGGAGTCAATCGCGCGATGCTCTGGTGCGTGTGATGGGAGCAAGTTGGCTCTTAGCGACAAAGCAGCGCGCGCAGGCTATCGAGCAGCTGGCTAGTTTGTCGAGCGACGCTGATCCGCGTGTAGCGGCGCTGGCCTGGCAACAGCGCTGGCGGACGCAAGTGGTCACGGCCAAGCCCGAAGATGTCACACGCTGGAAACAGCAGCTAATCGGCATGCCCCGCGAAGTGCAGGGAGTCGGCTGGTATGTTGTGGGGGAGGGACTAGCGCGCGTGGGAGAGTCGGAGCAAGCAGCGATTGCCTATTTGCGAGCGGCTCTGGAGCATCGCGAGCATGCTGCACTGGCAGCCGATGCGCTACTCGCCGCCGGTAAGCAGCTCGACAAATTGGGGCGTTTGGAGCAGGCAAAATCACTTTGGAAAGAGCTTGTCACCGACTTCCCGGCGACTGCAGCCGCACGCGAAGGACAAAGTCGGCTCGATGCGACAAAACCGCCACCAAAGTGA
- a CDS encoding MotA/TolQ/ExbB proton channel family protein, producing the protein MEADNFESFEMDVAPQQPRSYLHFLIVSLGLRYTIGLPLVALLSFIAIVLLLLFGKNRYVGAAILTILPMEPLMGMYAFVDGLIASFQVISMAGVAPKPADMAEGFAMSLVATLVSLALSCPIFLTAAVGLSIRAILPDTQPVGSAPSKTTP; encoded by the coding sequence ATGGAAGCTGACAACTTTGAGTCTTTTGAAATGGACGTCGCGCCGCAGCAACCTCGGTCTTATCTTCATTTTTTGATTGTTTCGCTGGGACTGCGCTATACCATCGGGCTTCCACTGGTTGCCCTGCTCTCGTTTATCGCCATTGTCCTACTGCTCCTGTTTGGCAAGAACCGTTATGTGGGTGCTGCCATCCTTACGATTTTGCCCATGGAACCCTTGATGGGAATGTATGCTTTCGTCGATGGACTGATTGCCTCGTTTCAGGTGATCTCCATGGCAGGCGTTGCTCCCAAGCCGGCAGACATGGCTGAAGGTTTTGCCATGTCGCTGGTGGCGACGCTGGTTTCTCTGGCCCTCAGTTGCCCGATCTTTCTCACGGCCGCGGTGGGGCTGTCGATCCGAGCCATCTTGCCCGATACCCAGCCCGTGGGATCAGCACCATCGAAAACAACCCCCTAA
- a CDS encoding DNA topoisomerase IV subunit A translates to MAKKTSNTRPANKPAEPVKLTDKDKKTLDSLRKLASDVAKSATQKTAPEMSILSRSLSNVKFNQSQKILEMGSSKTSRELFNLSQAKAFMQTVLVGSGCKRLIEQGKTTSLRGLYYMLKHTIDGTSEETFEEQSESDTMIEDVEVLLSSLREELHLYAQKRGEMVGQITVVDSGDEIDCTRMGSGGYGIPSIVEPDRITFKNVKAKFILHVEKDTVWQRFNEDKFWLKHNCILTHGAGQPPRGVRRMLYRLHNELKLPVYCLLDNDPWGYYIYSVIKQGSINLAYESERMAIPGARYLGLRSLDYDRCGLSSSVKIKLNDQDIKRAKQIASYPWFIKKKAWQKEIEMMLKNGFKLEVESLISKDISYVTEEYVPELLESGEFLD, encoded by the coding sequence ATGGCTAAGAAGACTTCCAATACGCGTCCGGCCAATAAACCTGCCGAACCGGTCAAATTGACGGACAAGGATAAGAAGACGCTCGATTCCCTCAGGAAACTCGCGAGCGATGTCGCCAAAAGCGCTACGCAAAAGACAGCGCCAGAGATGAGTATCCTCAGTCGCAGCTTGTCGAACGTGAAGTTCAACCAGTCGCAAAAAATCTTGGAGATGGGAAGCTCCAAAACATCGCGCGAACTCTTCAACCTGTCGCAGGCCAAAGCGTTCATGCAAACAGTGCTGGTCGGCAGCGGCTGCAAGCGCCTCATCGAGCAAGGCAAGACCACGAGCCTTCGAGGTCTGTACTACATGCTCAAGCACACCATCGATGGGACGAGCGAAGAGACCTTCGAAGAGCAGAGTGAATCCGACACGATGATCGAGGATGTCGAGGTGCTTCTCTCCTCGCTGCGTGAAGAACTCCATCTCTACGCGCAAAAACGCGGCGAAATGGTGGGGCAGATCACCGTGGTCGATAGTGGCGATGAAATCGATTGCACACGCATGGGGTCAGGTGGCTACGGCATTCCGTCGATCGTCGAACCCGACCGGATCACGTTTAAGAATGTCAAAGCCAAGTTCATCCTGCATGTCGAAAAAGATACAGTCTGGCAGCGCTTCAACGAAGATAAGTTTTGGCTCAAGCACAACTGCATTCTCACGCATGGTGCGGGACAGCCTCCGCGCGGCGTGCGCCGGATGCTTTATCGGTTGCATAACGAACTGAAGTTGCCAGTCTATTGCTTGCTCGATAACGATCCGTGGGGCTACTACATCTACAGCGTGATCAAGCAGGGCTCGATCAACCTGGCCTACGAATCCGAGCGGATGGCGATTCCTGGCGCGCGGTATTTGGGTCTGCGTAGTTTGGACTACGATCGCTGCGGCCTATCGAGCAGCGTGAAGATCAAGCTCAACGATCAAGACATTAAGCGCGCCAAACAAATCGCCAGCTATCCTTGGTTCATCAAGAAAAAGGCGTGGCAGAAAGAGATCGAAATGATGCTCAAGAACGGCTTCAAACTCGAAGTCGAATCCTTGATCAGCAAAGATATCAGCTACGTCACCGAGGAATATGTTCCTGAACTGCTCGAATCGGGCGAGTTCTTGGATTAG
- a CDS encoding glycerophosphodiester phosphodiesterase family protein: MPRPVSITIVSLRLLSIIAFLAGSLMTSPLFAADAIPPARELVLGKQVLIIAHRGNSSEFPENTIPAFESAVKVGSDLVELDYYHSGDNQPVVIHDNILDRTTDAEKILGEGKLLVAKTPLADLLKLDAGTWFDEKFSGTKIPTLTESIDVIQSGSTTLIERKAGDADTVVKVIQEKELMDRVVVQAFDWDYVSRCRELAPTLMLAALGGKTASPAQLKAAAKTGAQVIAWNHQEISKAQIDQIHELGCKAWVYTVDDPKRALKLLEDGIDGIITNRPATMLKLRAAYEAAQAKATGPKATESTAAESAE; encoded by the coding sequence ATGCCCCGCCCTGTGTCGATCACGATTGTCTCCCTGCGCCTGCTCTCGATCATCGCTTTCCTGGCGGGATCTCTGATGACCAGCCCCCTGTTTGCCGCCGATGCAATCCCTCCCGCGCGCGAGCTCGTACTCGGCAAACAGGTCCTCATCATCGCCCATCGTGGCAACAGCAGCGAGTTTCCCGAGAACACGATTCCCGCCTTCGAGTCGGCGGTGAAAGTGGGGAGCGATCTCGTCGAGCTCGATTACTACCATAGCGGCGACAATCAGCCTGTCGTCATTCACGACAACATCCTCGACCGAACCACCGACGCTGAAAAAATCCTTGGGGAAGGAAAGTTGCTGGTCGCTAAGACTCCACTGGCCGACCTCCTGAAGCTCGACGCTGGCACCTGGTTCGACGAAAAGTTCTCCGGTACGAAGATCCCGACACTCACCGAATCGATCGACGTGATTCAAAGCGGCAGCACGACACTGATCGAGCGAAAAGCGGGGGATGCCGACACCGTCGTGAAAGTGATCCAGGAAAAAGAACTGATGGATCGTGTGGTGGTGCAGGCGTTCGATTGGGACTATGTCAGCCGCTGCCGCGAACTCGCACCGACACTCATGCTCGCCGCACTCGGAGGCAAAACCGCGAGCCCTGCTCAGCTGAAAGCTGCCGCGAAAACCGGAGCGCAAGTGATTGCCTGGAATCATCAAGAGATCAGCAAAGCACAGATCGATCAGATTCACGAGCTCGGCTGTAAGGCTTGGGTCTACACGGTCGACGACCCCAAACGAGCCCTCAAACTGCTCGAAGATGGGATCGATGGGATCATCACCAATCGCCCCGCGACGATGCTCAAGCTACGTGCTGCCTATGAAGCCGCACAAGCGAAAGCCACCGGACCGAAAGCCACAGAGTCCACAGCAGCTGAATCGGCCGAGTAG
- a CDS encoding DNA topoisomerase VI subunit B, with protein sequence MLDANSESTTPEAPQRRATAESMATKQRDISVSEFFAKNRHLLGFDNPRKALLTTVKEAVDNSLDACEEAGITPEIWVTMASTGNNRYQVTVQDNGPGIVKKQIPLIFGKLLYGSKFHRLRMSRGQQGIGISAAGMYGMLTTGKPVRIVSKLSPKKPAHYFEIQIDTKRNHPEIINGKGEGEDIETDATTLDKRGICWQTMYPAEGEKPATEVKSGTSVTIELEGKYIRGRGSVDEYLEQTAIANPHVTIHYFDPDGGSISYSRSTTELPPEPKEIKPHPYGVELGRLVTMLKDTPAGTISQFLTDSFSRVSSSVAKEICDTAKISTRANCKRIGRQEVDALYQAIQATKISAPATDCITPIGEPLILKGLHHVVPGEFYAAATRPPAVYRGNPFQIEVGLAFGGVSAAQKVSLEALTELLSESDARTLRQFLMSTFDGVGSDASERILSEAQFGSRQSPSKLTKDEIATLHAAMRNVNLSEGQTMQVLRYANRVPLQFQHAACAITQSVIATNWRSYGVSQSRGQLPQGPLTIMVHMASVWVPFTSESKEAIAGYPEIQKELRLGLQAVGRKLGIYLNRRNKVKQEGERRSIFLRYLNEVATAINTIDEKHDKTKLYESLLQVAKKKTAEADAKFDDRGRRIEKQEEEDFGEHVLIVNQNEEEGGVTAS encoded by the coding sequence ATGCTCGACGCCAACTCCGAATCGACGACACCGGAAGCACCTCAGCGACGCGCCACAGCGGAGAGCATGGCGACCAAGCAGCGCGATATCTCCGTCAGTGAGTTCTTCGCCAAGAACCGCCATCTGCTCGGCTTTGATAATCCGCGCAAGGCGCTCCTCACCACGGTGAAAGAGGCGGTCGACAACAGCCTCGATGCGTGCGAAGAAGCGGGCATCACTCCCGAAATCTGGGTCACGATGGCTTCGACCGGCAACAATCGCTACCAGGTGACCGTGCAAGACAACGGTCCCGGCATCGTCAAAAAGCAGATTCCGCTGATTTTCGGCAAGCTCCTCTACGGCAGCAAATTCCATCGCCTCCGGATGAGCCGCGGTCAGCAAGGAATTGGTATCTCGGCCGCTGGCATGTACGGCATGCTCACCACCGGCAAGCCGGTCCGCATTGTCTCCAAGCTCTCGCCGAAAAAACCTGCGCACTACTTCGAAATCCAGATCGATACCAAGCGCAACCACCCCGAAATCATCAACGGTAAGGGTGAAGGGGAAGACATCGAAACCGATGCCACCACGCTCGACAAGCGTGGCATTTGCTGGCAAACGATGTATCCCGCTGAAGGGGAAAAACCAGCCACCGAAGTGAAGAGTGGCACCAGCGTGACGATCGAGCTCGAGGGGAAATACATCCGTGGTCGCGGCAGCGTGGATGAATATCTCGAGCAAACGGCGATCGCCAACCCGCACGTCACGATCCACTATTTCGATCCCGATGGCGGCAGCATTTCGTACAGCCGAAGCACCACCGAGTTGCCCCCAGAACCGAAAGAAATTAAGCCGCATCCCTACGGCGTCGAGCTGGGCCGTTTGGTGACGATGCTCAAAGACACCCCCGCTGGCACCATCTCGCAGTTCCTCACCGACTCGTTCTCGCGTGTGTCGTCCAGTGTTGCCAAAGAGATTTGCGATACGGCCAAAATCAGCACCCGAGCCAATTGCAAACGGATCGGCCGGCAAGAGGTCGATGCCCTCTATCAAGCGATCCAGGCCACCAAAATCAGCGCTCCGGCAACCGACTGCATTACACCGATCGGCGAACCTTTGATCCTCAAAGGTTTGCATCATGTGGTCCCGGGCGAGTTCTACGCCGCTGCCACTCGTCCACCCGCCGTCTATCGCGGCAATCCGTTCCAGATCGAAGTCGGCCTCGCTTTTGGTGGCGTAAGCGCCGCCCAGAAGGTGTCGCTCGAAGCGCTCACCGAGCTCCTGAGCGAAAGCGATGCGCGAACACTTCGTCAGTTCCTGATGAGCACTTTCGATGGTGTCGGGAGCGATGCCTCCGAGCGGATCCTCAGCGAAGCGCAGTTCGGCTCACGCCAAAGCCCATCGAAACTTACGAAAGACGAAATCGCCACGCTCCACGCGGCGATGCGGAACGTGAACCTCTCCGAAGGGCAAACGATGCAGGTGCTGCGCTACGCCAATCGCGTGCCACTGCAGTTCCAGCATGCCGCCTGCGCGATCACGCAAAGTGTCATCGCCACCAACTGGCGCAGCTATGGCGTTTCGCAATCGCGCGGCCAGTTGCCGCAAGGTCCTCTCACCATCATGGTGCACATGGCGAGCGTTTGGGTCCCGTTCACCAGCGAATCCAAAGAAGCAATCGCCGGCTATCCCGAAATCCAAAAAGAGTTGCGCCTCGGCCTGCAAGCTGTCGGTCGCAAACTGGGCATCTACCTCAATCGTCGCAACAAGGTGAAGCAAGAGGGAGAGCGCCGCAGCATCTTCCTGCGCTACCTCAATGAAGTGGCCACCGCCATCAACACCATCGACGAAAAGCACGACAAGACCAAGCTCTACGAGAGCCTCTTGCAGGTCGCAAAGAAAAAGACAGCCGAGGCTGACGCCAAGTTCGACGATCGCGGCCGCCGTATTGAAAAACAAGAGGAAGAAGATTTTGGCGAGCATGTCCTCATCGTCAATCAAAACGAAGAGGAGGGTGGCGTCACCGCGTCGTAG
- the tsf gene encoding translation elongation factor Ts — MAEITAALVRALRDETGLPMMDCKKALSESGGDVAAAKEWLRKNGVAILIKRSDRETGFGRFGIYCGVANTTGAIVELKCESAPVAGSEEFITLANDLAKQLATGPGAKTADELLDQPSPSQPGKTLREVKDEMFNRIREVFNVGRMARFDGPCGGYSHNSGTVSGVLLEVEGGNDVAAKDVCMHTAAMRPISLVKEEIDPAIVEKEREILKAAALNEGKPANIVDKMVEGRLKNFYAEKCLAEQPFVKENSISVAKYAEQNNMKLKRFVLWELGKE, encoded by the coding sequence ATGGCCGAGATTACAGCCGCCCTCGTGCGTGCCCTGCGCGACGAGACCGGACTTCCGATGATGGATTGCAAGAAAGCCCTTAGCGAATCGGGTGGCGACGTTGCCGCTGCGAAGGAATGGCTCCGCAAGAACGGCGTGGCGATTCTGATCAAGCGTTCGGATCGCGAAACCGGCTTTGGTCGTTTCGGCATCTACTGCGGCGTGGCCAACACCACCGGCGCGATCGTCGAACTGAAGTGCGAAAGCGCCCCAGTCGCTGGCAGCGAAGAGTTCATCACTCTGGCCAACGACCTGGCCAAGCAACTCGCTACCGGTCCTGGTGCAAAGACCGCCGACGAACTCCTCGATCAGCCTTCGCCAAGCCAACCTGGCAAGACCCTTCGCGAAGTCAAAGACGAGATGTTCAACCGCATCCGCGAAGTCTTCAACGTGGGTCGCATGGCTCGCTTCGATGGCCCTTGCGGTGGCTATAGCCATAACAGCGGTACCGTTTCGGGCGTACTGCTCGAAGTGGAAGGTGGCAACGACGTGGCTGCCAAAGACGTCTGCATGCACACTGCTGCGATGCGTCCGATTTCGCTCGTGAAGGAAGAAATCGACCCCGCTATCGTCGAGAAGGAACGGGAAATCCTGAAGGCTGCTGCCCTGAACGAAGGGAAGCCTGCCAACATTGTCGACAAGATGGTGGAAGGTCGCCTGAAGAACTTCTACGCCGAGAAGTGCCTCGCCGAACAGCCGTTCGTCAAGGAAAACAGCATCTCGGTCGCCAAGTACGCCGAACAGAACAACATGAAGCTGAAGCGCTTCGTGCTGTGGGAACTCGGCAAGGAATAA
- a CDS encoding biopolymer transporter ExbD, whose translation MRIPSMTASSGVGFNMTPMIDVVFQLIIFFLVSSHLAKRESQLELPLPIARSGEDDRESSDTRLTISVLASGELMAQGRTMSVDDVEQLLAARRSEIGEKLEVRLRSDRGTVYKHIEPLLLRCAKLNIWNVTYAVYPEEAQP comes from the coding sequence ATGCGTATTCCCAGTATGACAGCCAGCAGTGGTGTCGGTTTCAACATGACGCCGATGATCGACGTGGTGTTTCAGCTGATCATTTTCTTCTTGGTGTCGAGTCACTTAGCCAAGCGCGAATCGCAGCTCGAGTTGCCACTTCCGATCGCGCGTTCAGGTGAAGATGATCGCGAGTCGAGCGATACGCGTTTGACGATCAGCGTGCTGGCCAGTGGTGAGTTGATGGCACAAGGCCGGACGATGTCGGTCGATGATGTCGAGCAACTTCTCGCAGCGCGCCGCTCGGAAATTGGCGAGAAGCTCGAGGTTCGACTGCGCAGCGATCGAGGGACGGTTTACAAACATATCGAGCCCCTGCTGCTGCGCTGCGCGAAGCTGAACATCTGGAATGTGACCTACGCCGTCTATCCCGAGGAGGCTCAGCCGTGA
- the pyrH gene encoding UMP kinase, with protein sequence MTSAAEQTTRPTFKRVVLKLSGESLSHAGERGIGMEEVVHIASQIQQAQQLGCQIAVVVGGGNILRGAQFKGTSASIQEATAHYMGMLATVINALALQDALESLNCATRVMSAIRMDGVAEPYIRRRAHRHLEKGRTIILAAGTGSPFVTTDTAAAQRALELEADILMKATRVDGVYSDDPERNPHAVLYSELDYKTVRERNLRVMDSTAIAQCMEHNMPILVFNFRKDGNIQRAVRGEKVGTRITSKPVPPTTA encoded by the coding sequence ATGACGTCGGCTGCAGAGCAAACGACTCGTCCCACGTTCAAACGCGTGGTACTCAAACTCTCCGGCGAAAGCCTCAGTCACGCAGGCGAGCGTGGCATCGGCATGGAAGAAGTCGTTCACATCGCCTCGCAAATTCAGCAAGCGCAGCAACTCGGCTGTCAGATCGCGGTGGTGGTTGGCGGGGGGAATATCCTCCGGGGAGCCCAGTTCAAAGGGACGAGCGCCAGCATCCAGGAAGCGACCGCCCACTACATGGGGATGCTCGCCACGGTTATCAACGCCCTGGCACTGCAAGACGCCCTGGAATCGCTCAACTGCGCCACGCGGGTGATGTCGGCGATTCGGATGGACGGGGTCGCGGAACCTTACATCCGCCGTCGTGCCCATCGTCACCTCGAAAAGGGACGCACCATCATTCTGGCTGCTGGAACTGGCAGCCCGTTTGTCACCACCGACACCGCTGCTGCTCAGCGTGCTTTGGAACTCGAAGCCGACATCCTGATGAAGGCGACCCGGGTCGATGGGGTTTATAGCGACGACCCCGAGCGCAACCCGCATGCGGTGCTCTATAGCGAACTCGATTACAAGACGGTTCGCGAACGGAACTTGCGCGTGATGGATAGCACCGCCATTGCCCAGTGCATGGAACACAACATGCCGATCCTGGTGTTCAACTTCCGCAAGGATGGGAACATTCAGCGTGCGGTTCGGGGCGAAAAAGTGGGTACCCGCATCACCAGCAAACCGGTCCCCCCCACCACGGCGTAA
- the rpsB gene encoding 30S ribosomal protein S2 codes for MSADTLVAELVEAGVHFGHRASRWNPKMAPYIYARKNGIHIVDIRETVRGLLRAKKYLAQVAAQGSLILFVGTKKQAGPAIEREALRCHMPFVAERWLGGTLTNFRTIRSRLGRLEEVEKVRGGEELATYSKKAQSALAREYRKMYRNLNGIRTLNRLPECLVIFDPNKEKNAIKEARSLGIKTVALIDTDCDPDTVDLPIPGNDDGIRSVELIARHLAEAILVGAQSAASRKGDKGDRPAPAAPAPDKDADGASA; via the coding sequence GTGTCGGCAGATACGCTCGTTGCAGAATTGGTGGAAGCTGGCGTTCACTTCGGTCACCGCGCAAGCCGCTGGAATCCGAAGATGGCCCCTTACATCTATGCCCGTAAGAACGGCATTCACATCGTTGATATCCGCGAAACCGTTCGCGGTTTGCTCCGTGCCAAGAAGTACCTGGCGCAAGTCGCTGCCCAAGGCAGCTTGATCCTGTTCGTCGGCACCAAAAAGCAAGCGGGGCCCGCGATCGAACGCGAAGCACTCCGCTGCCACATGCCATTCGTTGCTGAACGTTGGCTCGGTGGCACGCTCACCAACTTCCGCACGATTCGCAGCCGACTCGGTCGTCTCGAAGAAGTCGAGAAGGTGCGTGGCGGTGAAGAGCTCGCCACCTACAGCAAGAAGGCCCAATCGGCCCTCGCTCGCGAATATCGCAAGATGTATCGCAACCTCAACGGTATTCGCACGCTGAACCGCTTGCCAGAATGCCTGGTGATCTTCGATCCGAACAAAGAAAAGAACGCGATCAAGGAAGCCCGCTCGCTCGGCATCAAGACCGTGGCTCTGATCGATACCGACTGCGATCCTGACACCGTTGACCTGCCAATTCCAGGTAACGACGACGGTATCCGCTCGGTGGAACTGATCGCTCGCCACTTGGCTGAAGCGATCCTGGTGGGTGCTCAGTCGGCCGCTTCCCGCAAGGGTGACAAGGGCGATCGTCCAGCTCCAGCTGCCCCAGCTCCCGACAAGGATGCCGACGGCGCTTCGGCCTAA